A single genomic interval of Stieleria maiorica harbors:
- a CDS encoding anthranilate synthase component I family protein, producing the protein MPTRPKSSRPPVVRPLASGLDTAELFQAVAGLPGRVWLDSATGQTSPESAVDDVVRRLSRYSFLSADPIRRLVAYPGQPNPWDELSRLVVRLPGDVDESLPPFQGGLVGVVGYEAARWLEPVELADCHQHQTDDLPTPAISFGVYDWAIAIDHFEDRSWLICQGFTAEDFDAGESDHRSAATRTQTANQRADQIIDLISAVQPKNADQRQFQRRFDPANDNRSDVHSNFTGEEFRAAVAEIVDRIRCGDSFQVNLAQRLTTTSTLDPAALYLRLRDANPAPFAGFYDGGDFQVLSSSPEGFLQLRDRHVETRPIKGTVPRTGDEAADAKLADQLLRSEKDRAENVMIVDLMRNDLSRVCRDESVVVSRLCEIERYQFVQHLVSVVEGDLVDGVDAVDVLRACFPGGSVTGAPKIEAMKTIAQLERNPRGPYCGSMGYFGCGGGADFNILIRTITATGGRLQIPVGGGITARSQPAAEEAETWAKAIGMLNALPTPPPQTRAKIAPSADHSANPKISEAV; encoded by the coding sequence TTGCCCACGCGTCCCAAATCGTCTCGCCCACCCGTCGTCCGTCCGCTCGCATCGGGGCTGGACACGGCCGAGCTTTTTCAGGCCGTTGCCGGGTTGCCGGGACGCGTTTGGCTGGACTCGGCAACGGGACAGACGTCGCCGGAGTCAGCAGTCGATGATGTCGTCCGCCGATTGTCTCGTTATTCATTTTTGTCCGCGGACCCGATCCGTCGGCTCGTTGCCTACCCGGGCCAACCGAATCCGTGGGACGAACTCTCTCGTCTGGTCGTCAGGCTGCCGGGCGACGTGGACGAATCGCTGCCACCGTTTCAAGGCGGATTGGTCGGCGTGGTCGGCTATGAAGCGGCGCGTTGGCTGGAACCGGTCGAGCTGGCCGATTGCCACCAGCACCAGACGGACGACCTGCCGACCCCGGCGATTTCGTTCGGCGTCTACGATTGGGCCATCGCCATCGACCATTTCGAAGACCGCAGCTGGTTGATCTGCCAAGGTTTTACGGCGGAGGATTTTGACGCCGGCGAATCGGACCACCGCTCCGCAGCCACGCGAACCCAAACGGCCAACCAACGCGCCGACCAGATCATCGATTTGATTTCTGCCGTCCAGCCCAAGAATGCGGACCAACGGCAGTTCCAGCGACGGTTTGATCCAGCGAACGACAACCGCAGCGACGTGCACAGCAATTTCACCGGTGAAGAGTTTCGCGCCGCGGTGGCCGAGATCGTGGACCGGATTCGCTGCGGCGATTCCTTTCAAGTCAACTTGGCGCAGCGGTTGACGACCACCTCGACGCTCGACCCGGCCGCGTTGTATCTCCGGCTTCGCGACGCCAACCCGGCTCCGTTTGCGGGATTCTACGACGGCGGCGATTTCCAAGTGCTCAGCTCCTCGCCGGAAGGGTTCCTGCAACTCCGCGACCGGCATGTGGAAACGCGTCCGATCAAGGGGACCGTGCCCCGCACCGGTGATGAAGCCGCCGATGCGAAGCTGGCCGACCAGCTACTCCGCAGCGAAAAGGACCGCGCGGAAAATGTGATGATCGTCGATTTGATGCGCAACGATCTTTCGCGGGTCTGCCGGGACGAGAGTGTGGTGGTCAGCCGGCTGTGCGAGATCGAGCGGTACCAGTTTGTGCAGCACTTGGTTTCGGTGGTCGAAGGAGACTTGGTCGACGGCGTGGATGCGGTGGACGTGTTGCGAGCCTGCTTTCCGGGCGGCAGCGTGACGGGGGCTCCCAAAATCGAAGCGATGAAGACGATTGCTCAGCTGGAGCGGAATCCGCGTGGTCCATATTGCGGGTCGATGGGCTACTTCGGCTGCGGCGGAGGGGCAGATTTCAACATCCTGATCCGCACGATCACCGCGACCGGCGGGCGGTTGCAGATCCCGGTGGGCGGAGGCATCACGGCGCGCAGCCAGCCGGCGGCCGAAGAAGCCGAGACGTGGGCCAAAGCGATCGGAATGCTCAACGCCCTGCCGACACCTCCGCCCCAAACCCGGGCAAAAATCGCGCCTTCAGCCGATCATTCGGCGAACCCAAAAATCTCCGAAGCGGTCTGA
- a CDS encoding beta-propeller domain-containing protein, producing the protein MKRRQHRLESLESRYLLAGESLSFLENASYLASGAAGQDAPMDAMREAILRLAQQEYGSQFGTYASSPQCFCITWDPFPSFLIDPHSANVQFSTVASNQNEVDDQSLVTNDDQHLYQLIGGDLVITRTNPDGSLQFLSRTSFTGRPTNLHLSNDRLTVIAEDSESESVGVLTVFDVSRRDHPHVVQTLHFEGDLLHSQLIDNQLVVAARPPRTLLPTLEKHSVSGSLYWETEQQFRDRISDNFAELLGERLPYYSARKGGHDFSRSGPLVTPEQIAGLSTFNELTVFFSVDLGGDEPGISSSKGILLNRELAHRTYQYSGEIEAFIPDHNHFVETSDGFYWINGTNGYSGEFPRETTLHRFRVNTDDGSLEVIADTSVQSRLADHVVFSATDHSLVAAEHWIEYQNDVPYGTRIHVSRFEQQGETFLVEEEELSLDASMTSIHLHDDSLFAVEYTDADWFPIEPSQTVIHTAELFDDLENDWSAQPIQLPGFQTYLNFIEPDRLLAIGAEMNTQAAFPNPTFLSLYELNDGSPRLLDQVELAGQSAGTVSGSADSFLVFDDQETFAFPVRIEDQSGWNNGVWAGGEALSIVTIDSGQELFDSFTSSGQHLHNQVVRRTIEIGDCYYSVSDAGIMSGKADAEGVVDSVFFSGDHEIHSVDSELEQLRIIETEARNLLSQNHSLGPETLVALGFDHGSSFDQAVFDDGTAKYLVRIDDDGLTLIDQQFRYQTNIYHNLQLPTDANLDGETTPSDALVVINALAISAGGEDSRTQPLRSLMPANESRLDTNNDQVISPIDALLVINYLARMQSEAAGEELIRSVRLQVIDDALRDDQWIGSLF; encoded by the coding sequence ATGAAACGCCGACAGCACCGTCTGGAATCCCTGGAATCGCGATATCTGCTGGCAGGCGAAAGCCTTTCATTTCTTGAAAACGCGTCCTACCTCGCGAGCGGTGCCGCCGGGCAAGACGCACCGATGGATGCGATGCGGGAGGCCATTTTGCGGCTCGCGCAGCAAGAGTACGGTTCGCAATTCGGGACCTATGCGTCGTCTCCGCAATGTTTTTGCATCACGTGGGATCCTTTCCCCAGTTTTCTAATTGATCCCCATTCCGCGAACGTTCAGTTCTCGACCGTTGCGTCGAATCAAAATGAGGTTGATGACCAATCGTTGGTGACCAACGACGATCAGCATCTCTATCAGTTGATTGGCGGTGATCTTGTGATCACGAGAACGAATCCAGACGGCTCGCTTCAATTCCTTTCGCGCACGTCTTTCACTGGTCGACCGACCAACCTGCATTTGTCCAATGACCGACTGACCGTCATCGCGGAAGACTCGGAAAGTGAATCGGTTGGTGTACTTACCGTCTTTGATGTTTCCCGGCGGGATCATCCGCACGTGGTCCAAACACTGCATTTCGAGGGCGATTTACTTCATTCTCAATTGATCGATAATCAACTGGTGGTCGCCGCACGGCCGCCACGAACTTTGCTGCCAACGCTCGAGAAGCATTCCGTAAGCGGCAGTTTGTACTGGGAAACCGAGCAGCAGTTTCGCGATCGAATCTCGGACAATTTTGCCGAATTACTTGGTGAACGCTTGCCGTATTATTCCGCCCGAAAAGGGGGACATGATTTCAGTCGTAGCGGACCTCTGGTCACACCGGAGCAGATTGCGGGTCTGTCGACCTTCAACGAATTGACCGTCTTCTTCAGCGTTGACCTCGGCGGCGACGAGCCAGGGATCTCTTCGTCCAAGGGCATCCTGTTGAACCGCGAGTTGGCGCATCGAACGTATCAGTATTCCGGAGAAATCGAAGCATTCATTCCCGATCACAATCACTTTGTCGAAACGTCCGATGGCTTCTATTGGATCAATGGCACCAACGGCTACAGCGGTGAATTTCCTCGCGAAACGACGCTTCATCGGTTTCGGGTCAACACCGACGACGGTTCGCTCGAAGTGATCGCAGACACTTCGGTTCAAAGTCGCTTGGCTGACCATGTCGTTTTCTCAGCGACAGACCATTCATTAGTCGCTGCCGAACACTGGATCGAGTACCAGAACGACGTTCCCTACGGGACCAGGATCCACGTGTCTCGATTCGAGCAACAGGGCGAAACCTTTCTCGTTGAAGAGGAAGAGTTGTCGTTGGATGCTTCTATGACAAGCATTCACCTGCATGACGACTCATTGTTTGCCGTTGAGTATACCGATGCAGACTGGTTTCCGATCGAGCCCAGTCAGACGGTCATCCACACGGCCGAATTGTTCGATGATCTCGAAAACGATTGGAGTGCTCAGCCGATCCAGCTGCCCGGCTTTCAAACCTATTTGAATTTTATCGAACCAGATCGACTGCTCGCGATCGGGGCTGAGATGAACACTCAAGCGGCGTTTCCCAATCCGACGTTTCTCTCGCTGTACGAGCTGAACGATGGATCCCCCAGATTATTGGATCAGGTCGAACTCGCAGGGCAATCGGCCGGGACGGTCAGCGGGTCGGCGGACTCGTTTCTGGTATTCGATGATCAGGAAACGTTTGCGTTCCCGGTCCGAATCGAAGATCAATCTGGGTGGAACAATGGCGTTTGGGCGGGAGGCGAAGCCTTGTCGATCGTGACGATCGATTCAGGGCAGGAATTGTTTGATTCTTTCACTTCGTCCGGACAACACCTTCACAACCAGGTGGTACGCCGCACCATCGAGATCGGTGATTGCTACTATTCTGTCAGCGATGCCGGCATCATGTCGGGGAAGGCCGACGCGGAAGGGGTGGTCGATTCCGTTTTCTTCTCCGGCGATCACGAAATCCACTCGGTGGATTCGGAATTGGAACAGCTGAGAATCATCGAAACGGAAGCCCGGAATCTCCTTTCACAAAACCATTCCCTCGGCCCAGAGACACTTGTTGCTCTGGGATTCGATCACGGATCTTCCTTTGACCAGGCGGTCTTCGACGATGGTACCGCGAAGTACCTTGTGCGGATCGATGACGATGGCCTGACATTGATCGATCAGCAGTTTCGGTATCAGACAAACATTTATCACAACCTCCAGCTTCCGACCGATGCCAATCTGGACGGCGAAACCACGCCCAGCGATGCGCTGGTTGTGATCAACGCGCTCGCGATCAGTGCGGGAGGCGAGGATTCGAGAACTCAGCCACTTCGTTCGTTGATGCCCGCCAACGAAAGTCGATTGGACACCAACAACGATCAAGTGATCTCGCCGATCGATGCGCTGTTGGTGATCAACTACTTGGCGCGGATGCAATCGGAAGCCGCAGGGGAAGAGCTGATTCGGTCAGTGCGTCTCCAGGTGATCGATGACGCATTGCGAGACGACCAATGGATCGGCAGTCTGTTTTAG
- a CDS encoding hybrid sensor histidine kinase/response regulator: protein MDIRTSYMDLGALHETKDQTFTKDQLLRTLINAARHLVWCTTLDGKILYVNRVAERVYGKPLKELTDDPNYWLDAIHPDDRPQVVENLSELLKKKHVEQDYRIVRPNGSVIWLHDRVSVVHDANRKPKFVGGIGTDISAIRESEALYSSLVESMPMQVVRKDLKGRVVFGNQLYCESIGMTLDEVLGKTDFDLFPKDLAKKYRQDDRRVVKAGRAFNYVEAHEKSDGQRIYVETFKGPVHDAAGNISGIQIMFWDVTQRHLAEQQVREAKEIAEAAKEMAEQANQAKSEFLANMSHEIRTPMNGIIGMTELLLHTEPTEEQRDYLNMVKQSADSLLRLLNDILDFSKIEAGKLDLEQQPFNLRDCVGQTIQTLGCRAGGKGLELLCHVAPEIPEVVVGDAGRLAQIIVNLVGNAIKFTEQGEIEVDVDVQSRSETSIGLQVSVRDTGIGIPADRQQAIFESFRQADASTNRRFGGTGLGLTISTQLVELMQGRIWVESEVGNGTTFFFTANFGVHDQQPSSNVSDLLQDTPVLLVDDNVTNRKILGEMLGGWGLAVHTAQSGPEAIDEFKHAAGEGRTYPLVILDCVMQPMDGFDVAAAMQQQSQIKADDFQIIMLSSAVKAGDVEQCRRLGVARYMQKPAVHSDMLKTVLKALGHQEAAQPQPTTESAKEYRKLKVLLAEDGEVNRKVAIGLLTHQGHEVVVAEDGVEAIEALEQQRFDLVLMDVQMPNMDGIEATRIIRESENNVDRHTPIIAMTAGAMKGDEEDCLEAGMDGYVSKPIDPEKLFDVMENCVRDQVIGPSTPPTRDHADDNTSNPVATQAKPPGPTEGPDLDALMEDSTAAQTLGAIDIETARKRCRGNDAQVRLLAEVMVGEATDLVRQLRDASETQDTVTIRRCAHTLKGSASVFGAADVVEHASRLETDAETAGTDELNEQIETLDAEVGRLIAALLLLNNSIE, encoded by the coding sequence GTGGATATTCGAACCTCCTACATGGACCTCGGTGCGCTACACGAGACCAAGGACCAGACCTTTACGAAAGACCAGCTTCTGCGCACGCTGATCAACGCCGCGCGTCATCTGGTGTGGTGCACCACGCTCGACGGGAAAATTCTGTACGTCAATCGCGTCGCCGAGCGGGTGTACGGCAAACCGCTTAAAGAACTGACCGACGATCCGAATTATTGGCTCGACGCGATCCACCCGGATGACCGGCCACAGGTCGTCGAGAATCTGAGCGAGCTGCTGAAGAAAAAGCACGTCGAACAGGACTACCGGATCGTGCGTCCCAACGGATCGGTGATTTGGTTGCACGATCGCGTCAGCGTGGTCCACGACGCCAACCGAAAACCCAAATTCGTCGGCGGCATCGGCACCGACATCAGTGCGATCCGCGAGTCCGAAGCACTCTATTCGTCCTTGGTCGAATCGATGCCCATGCAAGTGGTCCGCAAGGATCTCAAAGGCCGGGTGGTGTTCGGTAACCAGCTTTATTGCGAGTCGATCGGAATGACGCTGGATGAGGTCCTTGGCAAGACCGATTTCGACCTGTTCCCGAAGGACCTGGCCAAGAAGTATCGCCAGGACGATCGCCGTGTCGTCAAAGCGGGCAGGGCGTTCAATTACGTCGAGGCGCATGAGAAATCCGACGGCCAGCGGATCTATGTCGAAACCTTCAAGGGCCCGGTCCACGATGCGGCCGGAAACATCAGCGGAATCCAGATCATGTTCTGGGACGTCACCCAACGTCACCTGGCAGAACAGCAGGTCCGCGAGGCCAAGGAAATCGCCGAAGCCGCCAAGGAGATGGCGGAACAGGCCAATCAGGCCAAGAGCGAGTTCCTGGCCAACATGAGCCACGAAATTAGGACTCCGATGAACGGCATCATCGGGATGACCGAGTTGTTGCTGCACACCGAACCCACCGAGGAACAACGCGATTACTTGAACATGGTCAAGCAGTCCGCCGACTCGCTGCTGCGGCTGCTGAACGACATCCTGGACTTTTCAAAGATCGAAGCCGGCAAATTGGACCTGGAGCAACAGCCGTTCAACCTGCGCGATTGTGTCGGACAGACGATCCAAACACTCGGCTGCCGCGCCGGCGGCAAGGGACTGGAACTGCTCTGCCACGTCGCACCCGAAATACCCGAGGTCGTCGTCGGTGACGCCGGGCGACTGGCACAGATCATCGTTAATCTGGTCGGCAATGCCATCAAGTTTACCGAGCAAGGTGAAATCGAAGTCGACGTAGACGTTCAATCCCGCAGCGAAACCTCGATCGGTCTGCAGGTTTCGGTGCGCGACACCGGCATCGGAATCCCGGCCGACCGACAACAAGCCATTTTTGAATCCTTCCGCCAGGCCGACGCGTCGACGAATCGACGCTTCGGAGGAACCGGGTTGGGGCTGACGATCTCGACCCAACTGGTCGAACTGATGCAGGGGCGAATCTGGGTGGAAAGCGAAGTCGGGAACGGGACAACGTTTTTCTTCACCGCCAACTTCGGCGTCCACGATCAACAACCCAGTTCAAACGTCAGTGACCTGCTGCAAGACACCCCTGTTCTGCTGGTCGACGACAACGTGACCAATCGTAAGATTTTGGGAGAAATGCTCGGTGGCTGGGGCCTTGCAGTGCACACCGCTCAAAGCGGCCCGGAGGCGATCGACGAATTCAAACACGCCGCAGGCGAAGGCCGGACCTACCCGCTTGTGATCTTGGACTGTGTGATGCAACCGATGGACGGTTTCGACGTCGCCGCCGCGATGCAACAGCAATCGCAAATCAAAGCGGACGACTTTCAAATCATCATGCTCTCCTCGGCCGTCAAGGCCGGCGACGTCGAACAGTGCCGGCGGCTGGGCGTTGCCCGATACATGCAAAAACCCGCCGTGCACTCGGACATGCTGAAAACCGTCTTGAAAGCACTCGGACACCAAGAAGCGGCTCAACCGCAGCCGACCACGGAATCGGCCAAGGAGTATCGCAAGCTGAAAGTCTTGCTGGCCGAGGACGGCGAAGTCAATCGAAAGGTTGCGATCGGTCTGTTGACCCATCAAGGGCACGAAGTCGTGGTCGCCGAAGATGGTGTGGAGGCGATCGAGGCGCTCGAGCAGCAGCGATTTGATCTGGTCCTGATGGATGTCCAGATGCCGAACATGGACGGCATCGAAGCGACTCGGATCATTCGCGAAAGCGAAAACAATGTCGATCGACACACGCCGATCATCGCGATGACCGCCGGCGCGATGAAAGGAGACGAAGAGGACTGTCTCGAAGCCGGGATGGACGGCTATGTCTCCAAGCCGATCGATCCGGAAAAGCTATTCGACGTGATGGAAAACTGCGTCCGAGACCAAGTCATCGGCCCTTCAACGCCGCCGACCCGCGATCATGCCGATGACAACACCAGCAATCCCGTCGCGACGCAGGCGAAACCTCCCGGTCCAACCGAAGGCCCCGACTTAGACGCGTTGATGGAGGATTCGACGGCGGCGCAGACTCTGGGGGCGATCGACATCGAAACGGCGCGCAAACGATGCCGCGGCAACGACGCCCAGGTGCGACTTCTGGCGGAGGTGATGGTCGGCGAGGCGACGGATCTGGTGCGACAACTGCGCGATGCCTCCGAGACGCAGGACACCGTCACCATCCGTCGCTGTGCCCACACCCTGAAAGGATCCGCGTCAGTGTTCGGCGCCGCCGACGTCGTTGAGCACGCGTCGCGACTGGAGACCGACGCCGAAACCGCCGGTACAGACGAACTGAACGAGCAAATCGAAACCCTGGACGCCGAAGTCGGCCGCCTGATCGCCGCCCTGCTGCTGCTCAACAATTCGATCGAGTGA
- a CDS encoding CBS domain-containing protein: MTADSTEYVTTECPNGHRVRGDVGWLHREVRCPHCQTKFRFDRPDTTAAVVTDASDPSQIETRSLSDTGVMRIIDSFGKPVLPKDDGRTRHCSNCGAVYPSSISICYGCNIELDPPVDETATDAAVGPAGLRDSVDFQPVDESPFENISISAVMRPRKAIIALNVSDSLVETLDRVREFPHTCYPVASETGDRFLGWVSIERILMAESNDFDLRKLARPMTVMAQSKPISRVLPLLHRTKSSFVLIADEGDRVVGMVTAKDVLLGLVK, encoded by the coding sequence GTGACCGCCGACTCAACCGAATACGTGACAACCGAATGCCCCAACGGACACCGTGTCCGTGGCGACGTCGGGTGGCTGCACCGCGAGGTGCGCTGCCCACATTGCCAGACCAAGTTTCGGTTTGATCGACCGGACACGACGGCGGCGGTCGTCACGGACGCCAGCGACCCGTCGCAGATTGAAACACGGTCGCTAAGCGATACCGGCGTGATGCGGATCATCGACAGCTTCGGCAAACCCGTCCTGCCCAAGGACGACGGCCGGACTCGCCACTGCAGCAACTGTGGTGCAGTCTACCCCAGCAGCATCTCGATCTGCTACGGCTGCAATATCGAACTCGACCCGCCGGTGGATGAAACCGCAACGGACGCGGCGGTGGGGCCTGCCGGGTTGCGAGATTCGGTCGATTTTCAGCCGGTCGATGAGTCGCCGTTTGAAAACATTTCGATCAGCGCCGTGATGCGCCCCCGAAAGGCGATCATCGCGCTCAATGTTTCCGATTCGCTGGTGGAAACGTTGGATCGGGTCCGCGAGTTCCCGCACACCTGCTATCCCGTTGCCAGTGAAACCGGAGATCGGTTCCTCGGATGGGTCAGCATCGAACGGATCTTGATGGCCGAATCCAACGACTTTGATCTCCGCAAATTGGCCCGTCCGATGACGGTGATGGCGCAATCCAAACCGATCAGCCGCGTTCTGCCGCTGTTGCATCGGACCAAGTCATCATTCGTTTTGATCGCCGACGAGGGCGATCGGGTGGTCGGCATGGTCACCGCCAAGGACGTCCTGCTGGGACTGGTCAAGTGA
- a CDS encoding site-2 protease family protein — MKGSWHLGQLAGIDVRIHWTFLLLPIWIYYSSLAAGSGAVAATVAVLLVFAIFGCVVLHELGHSLTARRFGIETHDITLLPIGGVASLQRIPRSPWQELAIAVAGPAVNVVIAMVLFALLPILAATALLPVGAIAFLSKLAWVNVALVVFNMLPAFPMDGGRVLRSVLALGLPYRSATRAAAGVGQVIAILFALFGLFSGNLMLVILAGFVFLAGRGEAMMVEREAAWQAQGWRPMGDSSLEGFSADRSTDAPSSQAPSSPDRPSLPVVSAQWDARNVLGWLSNQSVDEFLVSSHGVVVAVVRKCDLLKAVAAGMGSFSLERLLAGRFMPFRNLRTPSMM; from the coding sequence ATGAAAGGTTCTTGGCATTTAGGACAACTCGCCGGCATCGACGTGCGGATTCACTGGACGTTTTTGCTGCTTCCGATCTGGATTTACTACTCCAGCCTGGCCGCCGGCAGCGGCGCGGTCGCTGCCACGGTGGCAGTGTTGTTGGTTTTCGCGATCTTCGGCTGTGTGGTGCTGCACGAATTGGGGCATTCGCTGACCGCCCGACGTTTCGGGATCGAGACGCATGACATCACACTGCTGCCGATCGGGGGCGTCGCCAGTTTGCAGCGGATCCCGCGTAGCCCCTGGCAGGAATTGGCGATCGCGGTCGCCGGTCCGGCGGTCAACGTGGTGATCGCGATGGTGCTGTTCGCGTTGCTGCCGATCCTTGCGGCGACGGCGCTGCTGCCTGTCGGCGCGATCGCGTTTCTAAGCAAGCTGGCGTGGGTGAATGTGGCCCTGGTCGTGTTCAACATGCTACCCGCGTTCCCGATGGACGGCGGGCGGGTGTTGCGTTCGGTCTTGGCGCTGGGGCTGCCCTATCGCAGTGCGACCCGGGCTGCGGCGGGCGTGGGCCAGGTCATCGCCATCCTGTTTGCCTTGTTCGGGCTATTTTCGGGGAACTTGATGCTGGTGATCTTGGCCGGTTTTGTGTTCTTGGCCGGACGCGGTGAAGCGATGATGGTCGAGCGTGAAGCCGCGTGGCAGGCCCAAGGGTGGCGACCGATGGGGGATTCCAGCTTGGAAGGATTCTCGGCGGATCGTTCCACCGATGCACCGTCGTCGCAGGCACCGTCGTCGCCGGACCGACCATCATTGCCGGTGGTCAGTGCCCAGTGGGACGCCCGCAACGTTCTGGGATGGCTGTCGAATCAATCGGTCGACGAATTCCTGGTATCCAGCCACGGTGTGGTCGTTGCGGTGGTCCGCAAATGCGATCTGCTCAAAGCCGTCGCGGCGGGGATGGGATCGTTTTCGCTCGAACGACTCTTGGCCGGCCGATTCATGCCGTTTCGAAACCTCCGAACTCCCTCGATGATGTAG
- a CDS encoding universal stress protein, producing MKILVPTAGEEAAVEIADYVIAVARQLDAELTVLHILKDDETPADGKDCCAVFSEAAHDTGVSVTSKVATGNLVDTIITAAKQTDADLILMGASSGNVVEHWLSANVMDECELPVLVIPHCYRRF from the coding sequence ATGAAGATTCTGGTGCCCACCGCCGGGGAAGAAGCGGCCGTTGAGATTGCCGATTACGTCATCGCGGTCGCCCGACAGTTGGACGCCGAATTGACGGTGTTGCACATCTTGAAAGACGATGAAACGCCAGCCGACGGCAAGGACTGCTGCGCGGTCTTCAGCGAAGCGGCCCACGACACCGGGGTGTCGGTGACTTCCAAGGTGGCCACGGGAAACCTGGTGGACACGATCATCACAGCCGCCAAGCAGACCGACGCCGATCTGATCCTGATGGGGGCCAGCAGCGGCAACGTCGTCGAGCATTGGTTGAGTGCCAACGTGATGGACGAGTGCGAACTCCCCGTGCTGGTCATCCCTCACTGCTATCGCAGGTTTTAG
- a CDS encoding DUF4990 domain-containing protein — MEKLKAAAMGPRKPDGSLPDIGLQLDRRSHLIDAGLDVGLPFSGKAPDLGAFEIE; from the coding sequence ATGGAGAAACTGAAAGCCGCCGCGATGGGACCGAGGAAGCCGGATGGCAGCCTGCCTGACATTGGATTGCAGCTTGATCGACGCAGCCATCTGATCGACGCCGGTCTCGATGTCGGTTTGCCATTCAGCGGGAAGGCACCCGATCTGGGCGCGTTTGAGATCGAGTAG
- a CDS encoding nucleoside hydrolase: MSNTETPIESAAARKIVELAQQDRQGPLYVVGLGTATNIASAILLDPTIKDRIVVVWIGGHPYHFDNALDFNLKQDVTAAQVLFNTDVPLVHIPAGEVAEKLAITLREFGGATSLLSLVTNRRKIVSYFDSFTNEAYRQLPARREISIAAWPDSQQRIRIGNRNTVNFWNVGST; this comes from the coding sequence TTGTCCAACACCGAAACGCCCATCGAGAGTGCGGCGGCCCGCAAGATTGTTGAACTGGCCCAGCAAGATCGACAGGGTCCGCTGTACGTGGTCGGCTTGGGGACCGCGACTAACATCGCCTCCGCCATATTGCTTGACCCGACGATCAAGGATCGAATCGTTGTGGTTTGGATCGGCGGTCACCCCTACCACTTCGATAACGCGCTTGACTTCAATTTGAAACAGGATGTCACCGCCGCGCAGGTGCTCTTCAATACGGACGTTCCGCTCGTTCATATCCCGGCTGGTGAGGTCGCCGAAAAGTTGGCGATCACGCTTCGGGAATTCGGTGGAGCAACGTCATTGCTTTCGTTGGTCACGAACCGACGAAAGATCGTGAGCTACTTCGACTCCTTCACGAACGAGGCGTATCGACAATTGCCGGCACGTCGCGAAATCTCGATCGCGGCTTGGCCGGACAGCCAGCAGAGGATCAGGATTGGGAACCGAAATACCGTGAACTTCTGGAACGTGGGATCGACTTAA